CATGATTGAATCGATCACCCTTTCCAACATAGCAACCTACAGCCCCGTAACCCCCGAAACGATTCAAAACCTTAAGGCTGTGAACTACTTCTACGGTGCAAACGGAGCAGGCAAGACAACGATCAGCAGGCTGATAAACAACCCCGCACTTTCAACGACCTCCAGGGTCACGTGGGCGAAGGGCAATCCGATTCCGGCAATGGTCTACAACAACGATTTCATCGCTGCGAATTTCACTGATTCGAAGCAGTTCAAAGGTGTGTTCACGCTGGGGCAGGCCGAGCAGGCGCAACTTGATCACCTGGAAGAGCTCAATAAGGAAAGAAACCGCCACGCGCTGTTCAAAACCAAAGCGCAAGAAAACCTACACGGCCTAGACGGTAAGAGCGGGAAGGTCGCCGAAAACAATACCCTGGAAGAAAAACTAGTAGGACGGTGTTGGGAACAAAAGCAGAAGCACGACGATGAGTTTCAGGGGGCTTTTAAAGGCCTAAGAAATAACCGGGAGGCCTTCAAGAATAGGGTCTTACAGGAGAGCAAAAATAATACTTCCCAGTTGGTTGATATCGAAGACCTGCGCAAACGCGCAGACGTACTTTATGGTGACGTACCATTACCCATGAATGCCATCTCCATTCTTGACCTGTCTCGCTTGGTCGCGCTTGAGCAAAACCTTGTCATGAGCAAGAAAGTGGTCGGCAAAGAGGACGTCAATGTATCTGCGATGATCCAGCACTTGGGGAACAGTGACTGGATTAGGCAAGGTATGAAGTACTTGGGCCATACCGACGACGACTGTCCTTTCTGTCAACAGAAATTGCCGCATGAATTCCAAGAAAGCCTTGAGGATTACTTCGACGAAACGTTCGAAGCTGGTACTAGAGCTCTTTCGCAGTTTCGGGATACTTATAACGCAGTAGCAGATGGACTGTTAGCCCAGGCTCAAATAGTCCTAGCCACGGATTGTTCGCATCTAGATAAAGAGAAACTTGATCTTCAATTGCAGGCCCTGAATGCAATCCTGTTGGTGAACAGGCAACGCATTGACCACAAGGTGGCTAGCCCCAGCATTGACGTGGCGTTGGAAAGTCTTGCAGATATTCCGCTTAGAATTTCTGAGCTGATAAATTTAGCCAACCTCAAGGTTTCTGAACATAATCGTCTTGTTTCGGGATTCTCCGTTGAGCAGAAGAAGTTAACAGATGCGGTGTGGCGGTATCTTCTTGATGTTGAGCTTAAAGACACTCTTGCTGATTACACCAAAGATGTTGATCGTATCGGCAAAGCAATTGATGGCATCACTGTAAGCCTAGATAGGGCAACGTTAGATATATCCACAGCTGACGCAGAAATTGCGAAGATTGAAACTTCGCTGACAAGCGTGAAACCTACTGTCATTGCGATCAATAAAATCCTGAAAAACTTTGGATTCCGAAGTTTCTCCCTAGATCCTGCGTGTGCCGATAATTCATATCGCCTCATCAGAAGCGATGGAACTGATGCTAAAGCTACGCTCAGTGAAGGCGAAAAGACCTTCGTTACCTTCCTTTACTTCTATCATTTGCTTAGGGGAAGTATCTCGAACTCAGGTATCAGCACTGATCGAATAGTCGTCATTGATGACCCGGTTTCAAGCTTGGATAGCGATGTGCTGTTCATCGTAAGTAGTTTGATCAAAAAGCTCTTTCACGAGGTTCGCCAGAAGGGGAATAACCTAAAACAGGCCTTTATCCTGACCCATAACGTGCACTTTCATAAAGAAATCACCTTTAATCCCCAGAGGACTGGAGATGTTTCAGTTAAGGATGAGACGTTTTGGGTAATACGCAAGCCCGATCATTTCTCGAAGATCGAAGGCTTTGAGAGCAATCCTATTAAAACATCCTATCAGCTGCTGTGGGCAGAGTTGACAAAAAAACCACTGCCGGTGCTTACAATCCAAAACACCATGCGTAGGATCTTGGAGAACTACTTCAAAATCCTAGGGAATATAGATACGCATGTTATCATTGACAAGTTTGAAGGGCAGGAAAAGGTTCAATGTCAGTCATTAATCAGTTGGGTTAACGACGGATCGCACTATTCGCCAGATGAGCTGTACGTGGCAATAAGCGATGGTATGGCACAAAGCTATATAAAAATCTTCTTCAAGGTCTTTAAGACTATGGAACATATGCCTC
The nucleotide sequence above comes from Pseudomonas sp. AB6. Encoded proteins:
- a CDS encoding AAA family ATPase; this encodes MIESITLSNIATYSPVTPETIQNLKAVNYFYGANGAGKTTISRLINNPALSTTSRVTWAKGNPIPAMVYNNDFIAANFTDSKQFKGVFTLGQAEQAQLDHLEELNKERNRHALFKTKAQENLHGLDGKSGKVAENNTLEEKLVGRCWEQKQKHDDEFQGAFKGLRNNREAFKNRVLQESKNNTSQLVDIEDLRKRADVLYGDVPLPMNAISILDLSRLVALEQNLVMSKKVVGKEDVNVSAMIQHLGNSDWIRQGMKYLGHTDDDCPFCQQKLPHEFQESLEDYFDETFEAGTRALSQFRDTYNAVADGLLAQAQIVLATDCSHLDKEKLDLQLQALNAILLVNRQRIDHKVASPSIDVALESLADIPLRISELINLANLKVSEHNRLVSGFSVEQKKLTDAVWRYLLDVELKDTLADYTKDVDRIGKAIDGITVSLDRATLDISTADAEIAKIETSLTSVKPTVIAINKILKNFGFRSFSLDPACADNSYRLIRSDGTDAKATLSEGEKTFVTFLYFYHLLRGSISNSGISTDRIVVIDDPVSSLDSDVLFIVSSLIKKLFHEVRQKGNNLKQAFILTHNVHFHKEITFNPQRTGDVSVKDETFWVIRKPDHFSKIEGFESNPIKTSYQLLWAELTKKPLPVLTIQNTMRRILENYFKILGNIDTHVIIDKFEGQEKVQCQSLISWVNDGSHYSPDELYVAISDGMAQSYIKIFFKVFKTMEHMPHYKMMMGRDFVDLDPVEEKPEDEDLFGDAGGTEAGADEIIVFSGALGDVVAVEPLRTAASLVIPILAQSPKPFSAGADGSDPDIPF